In Ovis canadensis isolate MfBH-ARS-UI-01 breed Bighorn chromosome 11, ARS-UI_OviCan_v2, whole genome shotgun sequence, one genomic interval encodes:
- the H2BN1 gene encoding histone H2A.N has protein sequence MHFICLHGLQFPKRKLTISIPAKEKDEWVHSATGKKRRKKKEAYFNYMGKLLKQGHPDFSGCSWILDALRALEDWQLEWISLEAVRLSLYNHRRTVTSREILEAVQQRCSQKTLGINEVALHGSVVEMIALVQKQKIGSFGGLS, from the exons ATGCACTTCATCTGCTTACATGGCCTACAGTTCCCTAAGAGGAAGCTCACAATTTCTATCCCAGCCAAAGAGAAGGATGAGTGGGTCCACTCTGCCactgggaagaagaggaggaaaaagaaggagGCATATTTTAATTACATGGGGAAACTCTTAAAGCAA GGCCACCCAGACTTCAGTGGGTGCTCCTGGATCTTGGATGCCCTGAGAGCGCTGGAGGATTGGCAGCTGGAATGGATTAGCCTGGAGGCGGTCAGACTGTCCCTCTACAACCACAGAAGAACCGTCACCAGCAGAGAGATCCTCGAGGCAGTCCAGCAGAGATGCTCTCAGAAGACCCTGGGAATAAATGAAGTAGCTCTCCATGGCTCTGTTGTTGAAATGATTGCACTTgtccaaaaacaaaaaattgggTCTTTTGGAGGGTTGAGTTGA